The nucleotide window AACACCCTAAAGTCTCCCAGGTCAGaatcaaaaaatataaaactggAAAAGATGCTTGAAATTCGTGGGGCTTAAGGTACATAAAACTCAGTAGTAGAGAATTAGCTCCAGTCCTTAACACTGtgaaagaaaatacaataaagcAATTATTGACCCCAGGACCTTAGTTTAACCTAGGTAGCATAATGCCTTCTACGGGAATAGGTCAGGTCAAACGTATAAGTAGTGCTTATCACTATGGCGGTAGTTGCGTTTACCTCAAAGTCTCTAACTGATTAGGTTGTCTGTAAGAGTATTTCATATAAACAGCTTTGACAAGATTGATCAATAACCACAGTGAGTCAGTGTAGCACATCTATTCACCCAAAGAGCCATGATCTGGTGAAACTTGCATTCTTTATAAATTTAGATGCAAGCATGTCCCCTCATTTCCTGGGGAAATGTTagtgtttctttctctcccatgCACAAAGCTAAAAATGATGCATTCTAATTAAAGATGTGTTTCATGAGCATGTGGCGTGCTTGCATGTCTGTAGGCactcttgtgtgcatgtgtttgcacacatgcatgtggaagcctgagGCTCATTTTGCAAGCCCTGTTCAATCACTGTCTGCTTTATTcaccgagacagggtttctcaataGAATCCAGAACTTGCCTTAGAGGCAGCCCATGGTCAGTTTGCTCCAAGGACTGGAATTGCAGACAGGCCACCATGTGCCAATTATAAGGGTGCTGGAAACTTGAACTCAGAGCACAGACGGACCTTCATAGGCACTACAGTCCCTCCATGTGTTAGCCGAGAGTCGTTTCCGCTCTCACCTAGGATTTGAGGTGAGCACTTATCTCTCAGTACATCCCTAAATTACAGAATCTCTGCAAGCCATCAGCATGTAGTGTTCTTGAATAACTAGGCACACACATTTCCTGCTTTAAAATATGTCgttgagggactggagaggtggctcggcagCTAAAGCAGTGGCCGTCCTTCCAGAGCACTCAGGTttgagtctcagcacccacatggcggttcacagccacctgtaactccagttcttgaTCTGGCCTTGTGGGCTGCATGCAGGCGATGCCTTGACATAATGGTGCCCATGTACAAAGTTCAAAAACAAGGAGCTGAACACCTAGGATAGATAGGACTCTGCTTAGGCAGCTTTTGTCACCCCCccccttatttatttgtttcacgTTTCATTTAATAGAGTTACGTCAGAGTCAGTTCCTGGGGCCATGGTCCTGGCCTGGCTCTCAGGGCACTGCTTGTTGAGAACACAAGTTACCAGCAGGGACTGCCTGGTTCCACTGTTCCCCAACTAATTCATTTTCCAGAGTCTGGGACACAAGAATAGAGAGGGAACACTAGTACTTGAGCAAAAACCTTGAGCATGGCCGGGAAGAAGCTGACCCCACCCCTGGGAAAATGGGGTCTCTTAGCCCAGTCCATGCATCTTCACTGCAGCCCATGCCTTGGGTGCTATGGTTTCTTCCTCCTAGCCCCTGCAGGCTGGGCTCAAAAATGTGCCCTTGTGAACGCTGGCATTGCTGACAACACAGGGAACATCCCTACCCCAAAGGGGGCAGCACCGAACTCGTTTGTTGAAGGTCCAGAGTTGTtctgagtgtctgtgtctttATCAAGGACAGTGATGACCTCTCCCTACCCTAGATGACTCTCCTGGAAGCGATAACTGGGACAAGGGGGGTAGGGCAGTCTGGACGTGGTGAGGCTTCTACAGGAGAACCAGACGGTTCTGGTTTGTAGAGCTATTCTACAAACAAGGTAGGGTAGTCTCCCAGAGGATCCCCATGCCCCAGGTGCTACTGGCGTCCAGTGTGTCCTCAAGCTCCTTTTGATGGAAGTTCTAGGTGTGCTAGGGGGTTTGCAGTGGACAGGCAAATCGGTAGGAGGAAAGTGCCCCACCCCAGCTTGACCCCTGTGTGCTTGGTAATACTGTGAGGAATCCTTTACTGGGCTGACACTTTTGGGGTATGAGATGGAATGAGGCTGTCCCACAAGACCTAGTAGATCAGGCAGAGACCAGAGATGCACCTCCATTCTTCCATGCTGCCTCCTGCAGCAGCCTGGAAGACATTCACTCAGGTAAGATAGTAAAGTGTGATAGTGtggttcttcttctttctttttaaatttagatgGAGGTTTCATTGGGTAGCCCTGTCTGGCCtgggactcagagatctgcttgtatttgcccctctgcctctgcctctctaggcTTGACTTCaccactgggggaaaaaaatctcagagtgACTCAGTATGAAGCAAAGCTGGGGTTTATTGAGAAGAGATTTTAACACAGGTATGAGATAAGACACACCCAGGGGCAAAGGTGGGCTTTCCCGGAGAGGCGTACTTCAGTGTCTGCAGTGTATGAGAGTTTGGTCCTTCTGAAGGTACATCTCAGAGGTGCATGTAGATTCCATGCCTCCCGAAAAAGTGTCTCCAGGATTGTAGAACTCATACAGTGGCTCCTCAGGGGCACTGGGTCAGAGTAGTTGACAAAGTAAAGATCACATGGGTGACAGGGAGGGTGAAGTTACTTTTACTGTAAACAGATTTCAGTTTTATTTGTGACGTTCTCAGCAAACTTCATTAACATCTGGGTAAAGTACTAAGACCACGCCCATGGGCCTTAACACGTAGTTCATTGCTGATCTGacacttttttttaagatatatttattttggggttagggatttagctcagtggtagagcgcttgcctaggaagcgcaaggccctgggttcggtccccagctccgaaaaaaagaaccaaaaaaaaaaaaaagatatatttattttatgtctatgagtacactgtagctgtcttcagacacaccagaagagggcatcgaatcccattacagatggttgtgagccaccatgtggttgctggggattgaactcaggacctctggaagagcagtcgatgctcttaaccactgagccatctttccagtcctgaTCTAACATTCTTATTTGAAAAGAAATCTGTATAAAAAGAACATTGTCTTTATGtaggcaatcttttttttttcttcttctttttttcggagctggggaccgaacccaggaccttgcgcttgctaggcaagcgctctaccactgagctaaatccccaaccctgtaggCAATCttttaagaagatttattttaattattattttaaattatttatatttataatttaattttataaaataaaattattattttaaattatttacaaaaGTACAGGTGCCCACAGATACCAGATATGTGGAGTTTCCTGGAGCTGGGACAATTGTGAGCTTCCTAgtgtgtgttctgggaactgaattctggtcttctggaagagcagttcaggttctccccccccccccccccagctggggattgaacccagggccttgcgcttcctaggcaagcgctctaccactgagctaaatccccagccctgctgaATCACCTCAAGTACCTGCCCGATGTCAGCAGTCTTGACAGTGAATATTCATTTTACTAGAATTctcagctctgagtttgtgacATCCTTCAACCCTCTCCATTCCCACAAACCCCTCCCATGCCTCCCTCATTTTCTTTATACCCAGCCTCATACTTTCTCCCATCTCTTCCCAGCACCAGCCTGTCTCCTGAGCAGGGGCCCTCTGGCTTCCCCCAAGCTGCCTAGAGCTCCTGTGGATTTATGGTGGGGTTCCCATTCATGTTGCTGCTGTTGTAGATTTGATGTTAAACGAGAGGCTGCAGGCTCCATGGTGGATCACATGCAGCAGTCCCCAGCACATGGCTTCCCTTGAACTTTCTTCTCCTAGGCTCATCCTGGCAGCCAACAGAGATGAATCCTACCACAGGCCGTCCAAGTTGGCAGACTTCTGGGAGAACAACAGCGAGATCCTCAGTGGTAAGTGCGTCTCCACACGTGCTGAGCAGCTCTTTGCTGTGGTCCACTGTGAGGTGGCAGCCACCAAACAGGGCTGGTAATGGCCCTGCTTCCACATGCAAGTGCAGAATGCATGAGTAGCCATAAATGGTTTAGGGGGGACTTGGCCAGCCCCAGAATTAAGCATCTCTCTTGTGTTCTTAGAAATATTCCATTATCATAACTTTTTTAGATGTGAACCAATTGTTAAGAGACAGTTTGCTCTTTGCTTTAAGGCCGGTTAGGCAGATGAGAAGCCAGCCCACTAGAGCTGAGGGTGTCCTGCTGCAGCCTTCCTTGGTACTTACCCAGAGCCCCAGGCTaatggccattcgatattcctcagttgagaattctttgtttagctttgtacctcatttttaatacggttatttgattctctggaatctaactttttaagttctttgtatatactggatattagctctctattggatgtaggtggtaaagatcttttcccaagtttggtcctaatgacagtgtcctttgccttactgaagctttgcaattttatgaagtctcattttgtcgattcttgatcttagagccattggtgttctgttcaggaaaatttcccctgtgcccatgtgttcaaggctcttccctactttttcttctattagttttcagtgtatctggttttatgtggaggtccttgatccacttggacttgagctttgtacatggcaataagaatggatcaatttgcattcttctacatgctgacctccagttgaaccagcaccatttgttgaaaatgctgtcttttttcccactggatggttttagcccctttgtcaaagatccagtgaccataggtgtatgggttcatttcacggtcttctattccactgatctacctgcctgtctctgtatcaataccatacagttttttatcactattgctctgtaatacagatggtggttagggatggtgatttccctagaggttcttttattgttgagaataatttttgctatcctgggttttttgttcttccaaatttgagaatttgagaattgctctttctaactctgtgaagaattgagttggaattttgatggggattacattgaatctgtagattactttcagcaagatggccatttttactatattaatcctgccaatccatgagcatgggaggtctttccatcttctgagatcttcttcaatttctttagacttgaagttcttgtcatacagatctttcagttagTTGGTTAGGGTAACACCGAGGTattctattgtgaagggtgtcatttccctaatttttctctcagcctgtttattttttgagtagaggaaggctacttaatgtgtttgagttaattttattttattattttttaaagatttatttatttaatgtatatgcgtacactgtagctgtcttcagacacaccagaagagggcatcagatcccattacagatggctgtgagccaccatgtggttgctgggatttgaactcaggacctctggaagagcagtcagtgctcttaaccactgagccatctctccagcccttgagttaattttatatccagctactttgctgaagttgtttatcagctgtaggagtgtTTATCACCTTCCCAGagggtggaatttttggggtcacttaagtatgctatcatatcatctgtaaatagtgatattttgacttcttactttgagtactatattgaatagatagggagagagtgggcaaccttgtccctgattttggtggaattgcttcaagtttctgtccatttagttgatgttggagactggtttgctgtatatgacttttactatgtttaggtatgagtcttgaattcctgatttttacCATGACCTttaccatgaagggatgttgaattttatcaaatattttctaagcatctaacgagatgatcatgtggttttttttttctttgagtctgtTTATATAGTCGATTATGTTGATAGGtttccctatattgaaccatccctgcatccctgggatgaagcctacttaatcatgatggatgatcattttgatgtgtttttagatttggtttgtgagaatcttATGGGATATTTTGAATATCCATAGAGAatttggtttgaagttctctttctttgttgggtctttctgtggtttaggtataagcgtaattgtggcttcatagaacaaattaggtagtgctccttctgtttctattttgtggaatggtttgaagagtattggtattaagtcttctttgaaggtctgatagaattctgcactaaatccatgtgatcctgggcttttcttggttgggggacttttaatgacttcttctatttctttaagggttatgggactctttagatggtttatctgatcctgatttaattttgatacttaatatctatctagaaaattgtccatttcattgagattttccagttttgttgagtataggcttttgtagtaggatgtgatgatttttttaatttcctcagtttctgttgtttgtctcctttttcatttctgattttgttaatttagatactgtctctgtgccctctggttagtctggctaagggtttatctatcttgtttatttccttaaagaaacagctcctggttttgttgattctttgtatagttctttttgtttctacttggttgatttcagccctgagtttgattatttcctgccttcttctcctcctgggtgtatttgcttctttttgttctagagctttcaggtgtgctgccaagctgctaatgtatgttctctccagtttcttttggaggcactcagagctatgaattttcttttcctcttagcacagctttcattgtgtcccataggtttggctatgttgtaccttcattttcattacattctaaaaagtctttaatttcttctttacttcttccttgaccaagttgtcattgagtagagcattgttcagcttccgtgtgtatgtggactttctgttgtttttgttgttattgaagaccggctttagtccatggtgatctgataggatacatgggattatttctatcttcttgtatctgttgaggcctgttttgtgaccaattatatggtcaatttggagaaggtaccatgaggttttgagaaaaaaatatattctttttgttttagaatgaaatgttctatagatatctgttaaatccatttggtttataacttctgttagttttactgtgtctttgtttaatttctgtttccatgatctgttcattgatgagagtgggttgttgaaatctcccactattattgtgtgaagtgcaatgtgtcctttgaactttagtaaggtttagtaaggtttcttttattaatgtgggtgcccttgcatttggagcatagatattccgGATTGAAAGTTCAtactggtggattttttctttgaatatgaagtgtccttccccatctttctcgataacttttggttgaaagtctattttattcaatattagaatgactactccagcttgttttttgggaccatttgcttggaaaaaattttcccagccttttactctgagttagcgcctctctttgtcactgaggtgtgtgtttcctgtatgcagcaaaatgctgagtcctctttacgtatccagtctgttagtctgtgtctttttattggggaattgagtctattgattttgagagatattagggaccaatgattgttttttcctattatttttgttgttagaggtggaattatgtttgtgtggctgtcttcttttgggtttgttgaaagaagattactttcttattttttctagggtgcagtttccctccttgtgttaaagttttccacctattatcctttgtagggctggagttGTGGAAAGAtagtgtataaatttggttttgtcatggaatatcttggtttctccatctatgttaattgagagttttgctggatacagtaagtaacttgggctggcatttgtgttctcttaggttctgtatgacatctgtccaggatcttctggatttcatagtctctggtgagaagtctggtgtaattctgataggtctgcctttatatgttacttgaccttttccctttactgcttttaatattctttctttgttttgtgcatttggtgttttgattattatgtgacggtaggattttcttttctggtccaatctatgtggagttcttCAGGCTTCTCGTATGTTAatggacatctttttctttaggttagggaagttttcttctataattttgttgaagatattgaatggtcctttaagttgggaattcgctctcttctatacctattatccttaggtttgatcttctcattgtgtcctggatttcctggatgttttatgttaggagctttttgcattttgtattttgactattgtgtctatgttttctatggtatcttctgcccctgagattctctcttctgtctcttgtgttctgttggagatgcttgcatctgtgactcctgatctcttttctaggttttctatctccagggttgtctccccttgtgatttccttattgtttctttttccatttttagatcctagatgggttttgttcagttccttcacctgtttgtgttttcctgtaattttttaaagggatttttgtgtttcttctttaagggctttacctatattgtcctgtatttctttaagtgagttatttatgtccttaaagtttTCTAACAACATCATGAGATgcgattttaaatcagaatcttgcttttccggtgtgttggggtatccaggacttgctgtggtgggagaactggattctgatgatgccacgtggccttggtttctgttgcttaggttcttgcagttacccctcaccatctggttatctctggtgttagctggtcttggtgtctctgactgtggcttgaccctcctataagcctgtgtggtctcctgggagaccagctctctcctggcaggaCTTGGGTACCAAGAGCTTTGGCACAGGGCCAGCTCCAGGCTCAGACGGAAACTGGAAAGCCTCATATGACATCTTAATGACTCCTTTTACTCAGACTTGAGTGCAGTGGCCTAATTGTCTGGCTAGGACACCTCCTGTTGTCTAAGgtctctctcacacatgcacatcccTGGGCCATACCTCCCAGCTCCTTTCCTATGGCTCACTGGGCCTGGACAACCTGGTGTAGGGCCTAGTGGCAGCAGCATCTACCCTATGAAGAACTGTGTGTTCCGGCAGAGCTGTGGAACATGCCTCTTGAGGACTGGGCAAGAGGTACCAGTGGGGCCCATCACAGTGACTCGGCTGCTGGTAATTCTGTCTTCTGCTCTAGGGCTCGACATGGAAGAAGGCAAGGCAGGAGGAACATGGCTGGGCATCAGCACACGCGGGAAGCTGGGGGCACTCACCAACTACCTACAGCCCCGGCAAGAGCCAGACGCCCGCGGCAGAGGTATGGGATCGCTGGGATCAGGTGGGACCTAGGTAGGGTAAAGCCAAGACACACTGGGGAGGAGCTAAGGCAGGGCTGGCAGAGTAATGGAAGTGCATAGGTACAacggggaagggggaagaaagaaaggcaccCTGCCAGGGTTTCTGCTGGTGGCCCCCCACACCCTCCATCCCTTTCACAACAGTGACAAGAAAAAGAGATGCCCAAGTATTGCCAATGTGATTATACCATTGTCCTTTATGGTTGTGACTCCCCGACCACATATCATTGTCCCCTGCCTGTTAAGTTtcagctttctttttattttcttaaagagatttatttatgggctagagagatagctcagcggttaagaacactgactgctcttccagaggtcatgagttcaattcccagcaaccacatggtggcccacaaccatctgtaatggaatccgatgccctcttctggtgtgtctgaggatagccatggtgtactcacataaaacaaataaataaatctataaaaaaaaagaaatttagtcatgtatgtatgtattttatgtatattagtacATATATACCTGCATtcgagggtattggatcccattatagaccTTTGTAAGCTGCCATAGGGGTActtagaattgaactcaggggctggagagatggctcagtggttaagagcacccgactactcttccagaggtcctgagttcaattcccagcaaccacatggtggctcacaaccatctgtaaagagatccgatgccttcttctggtgtatctgaagacagctacagtgtacttatatataataaatgaataaatcttaaaaaaaaaaaagaattgaactcaggacctctggaagaagaaccACTGAGCCGTTTCTCTTTCCCCGAGTTTCATCTTTCTTAATGCTGTATTTCCACATGAAGGTAGAGTGGACAGAcgttattttctttcatttattgttCATTCCACCATGTTGAGATTGAACACTGGATACCAAGCAGGCTAGACAAGGACTTTACTATTGAGATCTGCCTCTCACGTACATGTTTTCTTTCcctctagacagggtttctctgtatagccttggctgtcctgggacttcctgtgtagaccaggctggcctcaattcagagatccacctgcctctacctcccaagttgtGAGATCAGAGGCAtgcaccaccccccaccccaggcctagaaagtatttttaaaaccaTTCTCCATAATCAGTTATCAAAGTATGGCTGACTGCAGATGTTGGAGTCCCAGTGAAACCCCTCCTCCTATATCCTCCTCCCCAGAGGCCCTACTTCAGTCTTCCCTGAGGCAGGAATTTCTGTGTGCTGTCTTGGCCATTGATGTGTGCACTGTCCACAGGTGAACTTGTGTCTCACTTTCTGACCAGTGACATGGACAGCCTGTCCTACCTGAAGAAGGTCTCTACAGAGGGGCACCTATACAACGGCTTTAACCTCATAGCAGCTGACCTAAGGTGGGTTTGCTTTGGTAACTAGGTCTTTAAATACTTCGCTACTGCTCCCTGTCCCAGTCAGCTTGGTTCCCTTTCCCAGGACCTCGATTAAGGGGTGTTTGGTAAGCATCTGAGGGCCTAGGCTGCCTCAGACCCAGTGAGTGACAGTAGAGAGTGACGCTCAGGGCTCCTTGAGACAGTGTAAAGATCACTGGTTTGCTATATGAGCGAGAGTCGCAGTGGGAACTGGCGGTGCTGAGACTGAAGAGCCTGTGGCTTGGGGTGGTTGCAACTGGGCATTACCCCTCCCATGGGGATGCTTCACCACAAATAGTCTGTCCTCACCAGGCCTTTGAACTCCCGGGTGGTTCTCTCTTGGTGATGTGGCTGTAGGAACACAAGTTTATGCTTAACCTTTCAGGGAGGTAAATGTCCTTATCTCCCTGATGTCAGTGAATGCTGTGCTATGTATGGGTTTCCTCCTGAGGGGAGGCT belongs to Rattus norvegicus strain BN/NHsdMcwi chromosome 11, GRCr8, whole genome shotgun sequence and includes:
- the Tango2 gene encoding transport and Golgi organization protein 2 homolog isoform X14; its protein translation is MCIIFFKFDPRPVSKNAYRLILAANRDESYHRPSKLADFWENNSEILSGLDMEEGKAGGTWLGISTRGKLGALTNYLQPRQEPDARGRGELVSHFLTSDMDSLSYLKKVSTEGHLYNGFNLIAADLSTAKGDVVCYYGNRGEPEPIVLTPGEPALVSRQGRDCSYVGNTM
- the Tango2 gene encoding transport and Golgi organization protein 2 homolog isoform X16, translating into MCIIFFKFDPRPVSKNAYRLILAANRDESYHRPSKLADFWENNSEILSGLDMEEGKAGGTWLGISTRGKLGALTNYLQPRQEPDARGRGELVSHFLTSDMDSLSYLKKVSTEGHLYNGFNLIAADLSTAKGDVVCYYGNRGEPEPIVLTPEPTPSSLWMQMAM
- the Tango2 gene encoding transport and Golgi organization protein 2 homolog isoform X15, which translates into the protein MCIIFFKFDPRPVSKNAYRLILAANRDESYHRPSKLADFWENNSEILSGLDMEEGKAGGTWLGISTRGKLGALTNYLQPRQEPDARGRGELVSHFLTSDMDSLSYLKKVSTEGHLYNGFNLIAADLSTAKGDVVCYYGNRGEPEPIVLTPATCGLCMARLTFSL
- the Tango2 gene encoding transport and Golgi organization protein 2 homolog isoform X17, which gives rise to MCIIFFKFDPRPVSKNAYRLILAANRDESYHRPSKLADFWENNSEILSGLDMEEGKAGGTWLGISTRGKLGALTNYLQPRQEPDARGRGELVSHFLTSDMDSLSYLKKVSTEGHLYNGFNLIAADLSTAKGDVVCYYGNRGEPEPIVLTPETGDPVFVCVQ
- the Tango2 gene encoding transport and Golgi organization protein 2 homolog isoform X18, translated to MCIIFFKFDPRPVSKNAYRLILAANRDESYHRPSKLADFWENNSEILSGLDMEEGKAGGTWLGISTRGKLGALTNYLQPRQEPDARGRGELVSHFLTSDMDSLSYLKKVSTEGHLYNGFNLIAADLSTAKGDVVCYYGNRGEPEPIVLTPG